Proteins from a single region of Catenulispora acidiphila DSM 44928:
- a CDS encoding ABC transporter ATP-binding protein, giving the protein MVIPVHTRTDVSASARPLLTVEDLAVRFATEGGTVRAVNGLSFQIRRGRTLAVVGESGSGKSATGLAILGLHDRRRTQITGRVEFDGVDLAGLDERGLSDYRGSRIAMVFQDALTALSPYHTVERQLTDAYRRRTGASRRAACVRATDMLARVGIPDPARRVAEYPHEFSGGMRQRVMIAMALMGDPDLVIADEPTTALDVTVQAQILDLLAGLQAESQLAIMLITHDLGVVAGVAHDVMVMYAGRCVEYGPAADVLTAPEHPYTAGLLRSVPTLRSDPDADLTPIAGSPPDLLDPPSGCAFHPRCDQRLRVADDLCASAVPPLVPISSGERFRACHLALEGSVTL; this is encoded by the coding sequence ATGGTGATCCCTGTGCACACCCGCACCGACGTGAGCGCCAGCGCGCGCCCGCTGCTGACCGTCGAAGACCTCGCGGTGCGCTTCGCCACCGAGGGCGGGACGGTCCGGGCTGTCAATGGCCTGAGTTTCCAGATCCGGCGCGGCCGCACCCTGGCGGTCGTCGGCGAGTCCGGCTCCGGCAAGAGCGCCACCGGCCTGGCGATCCTGGGCCTGCACGACCGCCGACGCACGCAGATCACCGGACGCGTGGAGTTCGACGGCGTCGATCTGGCCGGCTTGGACGAGCGTGGGCTGTCGGACTATCGCGGCTCGCGGATCGCCATGGTTTTCCAGGACGCGCTCACCGCACTGTCGCCCTATCACACTGTGGAGCGTCAGCTCACTGATGCCTACCGTCGCCGCACCGGCGCGAGTCGCCGGGCGGCGTGCGTCCGCGCCACCGACATGCTCGCGCGGGTCGGCATCCCGGACCCCGCTCGGCGCGTGGCGGAGTACCCGCACGAGTTCTCCGGCGGCATGCGCCAGCGCGTCATGATCGCCATGGCCCTGATGGGCGATCCGGATCTGGTGATCGCCGATGAGCCCACGACGGCGCTGGACGTCACCGTCCAGGCGCAGATCCTGGACCTGCTGGCCGGTCTGCAAGCCGAGTCCCAGCTGGCGATCATGCTGATCACCCACGACCTCGGCGTCGTGGCCGGCGTGGCGCACGACGTGATGGTGATGTACGCGGGGCGCTGCGTCGAGTACGGACCGGCGGCCGACGTCCTCACCGCGCCCGAACACCCCTACACCGCCGGGCTGCTGCGCTCGGTGCCGACGCTGCGCAGCGATCCCGACGCCGACCTCACTCCGATCGCCGGTAGTCCGCCGGACCTGCTCGACCCGCCGTCTGGTTGCGCTTTCCATCCGCGCTGCGACCAGCGTCTACGGGTCGCCGACGACTTGTGCGCGAGCGCGGTGCCACCCCTCGTACCGATCAGCAGCGGCGAACGCTTCCGCGCCTGCCACCTCGCCCTCGAAGGGAGCGTGACGCTGTGA
- a CDS encoding ABC transporter ATP-binding protein: protein MSAVPPPQPSPAEPDPLLDITGLAKHFPVRRGAVVPRRIGAVKAVDGVGFTVARGESLGLVGESGCGKSTTGRLITRLLEPTAGTIRYDGRDITHAGRRELMPLRGKIQMVFQDPYASLNPRHTVGEIIAAPLESLGVGTSASRRGRVLELLETVGLDAAHVHRYPHEFSGGQRQRIGVARALATEPELIVADEPVSALDVSIQAQIVNMLRRLQRDLGIAMVFIAHDLAVVRQVSHRVAVMYLGRIVEVADRDTLYERCRHPYTQALLSAIPEIDDGAGRGTGTSTSTERIRLVGDVPSPLNPPSGCRFRTRCPKAQDLCAAETPPLVRIDGSAEGHLTACHFPSPVNQTSVIGRDVIA, encoded by the coding sequence GTGAGCGCTGTGCCTCCGCCCCAGCCCTCCCCCGCCGAACCCGATCCTCTGCTGGACATCACCGGTCTGGCCAAACACTTCCCCGTCCGCCGAGGCGCCGTCGTGCCGCGTCGGATCGGGGCGGTGAAAGCGGTAGACGGCGTCGGGTTCACGGTGGCGCGCGGCGAAAGCCTGGGACTGGTCGGCGAATCCGGCTGTGGCAAGTCGACGACCGGCCGCCTGATCACCCGGCTTCTGGAGCCGACCGCCGGCACGATCCGCTACGACGGCCGGGATATCACCCATGCCGGTCGCAGAGAGCTGATGCCGTTGCGCGGCAAGATCCAGATGGTGTTTCAGGATCCTTATGCCTCTCTCAACCCTCGGCATACGGTCGGCGAGATCATCGCCGCTCCCCTGGAGTCTTTGGGCGTCGGGACCTCGGCGAGTCGCCGAGGGCGGGTCCTGGAGTTGCTGGAGACCGTCGGTTTGGACGCCGCGCACGTCCACCGCTACCCGCACGAGTTCTCCGGAGGCCAGCGCCAGCGCATCGGCGTGGCCCGGGCGCTGGCCACCGAACCGGAGCTGATCGTCGCCGACGAGCCCGTGTCGGCGCTGGACGTCTCGATCCAGGCGCAGATCGTCAACATGCTGCGACGTTTGCAGCGCGATCTTGGCATCGCCATGGTGTTCATCGCCCACGACCTGGCCGTGGTCCGCCAGGTCAGCCACCGCGTGGCGGTGATGTACCTGGGACGGATCGTGGAGGTCGCCGATCGGGACACGCTTTATGAGCGCTGCCGGCATCCGTATACCCAGGCGCTCCTGTCGGCCATCCCTGAGATCGACGACGGCGCGGGTCGCGGCACCGGCACCAGCACCAGCACCGAGCGGATCCGGCTGGTCGGCGACGTGCCCAGCCCGCTGAACCCGCCGTCCGGCTGCCGTTTCCGGACCCGCTGCCCGAAGGCGCAGGACCTCTGTGCCGCCGAGACGCCGCCACTGGTGCGGATCGACGGCTCGGCCGAGGGCCACCTGACGGCTTGCCACTTTCCGTCGCCCGTGAATCAGACCTCTGTGATCGGCCGGGATGTTATCGCGTGA